A single genomic interval of Camelina sativa cultivar DH55 chromosome 11, Cs, whole genome shotgun sequence harbors:
- the LOC109127386 gene encoding uncharacterized protein LOC109127386: protein MTETESVADYSSRLSGISQESVVLGKRYKDKKLLKYNQVVGMMQAFEMQLKKKEKMNAKSFALKAEEEQKLAESQEIEDEEKVGMLVKKYFRKMERGQQKGTTLPTNTDSDKEFRKGDKHERQCAECEGYGHYKAECPNNKRKNSLQCYGCKGYGQSKTNCPSQGNKHISYITWSESDSDEEDNKGEILNNFVVLLGVIEEDEEDEALLLKEDLAKKVESDSDGEEADFSMEDQIGLLIKTMLQKTQDNSELTAQRDTLQMNVTMLSRELSEEKAKSLRLEKQLDEQLKNIKMLSKGTEDLDTLLSTGQPSTAQCYKFQNRVENLVRHDSFYPAARRVSQGYVRKDDLYCQVAYTADRTEVEQAIWYFDSGCSRHMTCAFHNLSHLEDVAGGRVTFEDGGKGTIQGKGATSGDTQPNLKDVFLVDGLKANLISVSQLCDEGLDVTFTKKDCKAVDQQGSVKLRGRRSGNNCYMCKSEVQCFNATSALNTELWHQKLGHLNVRTLLKLASQEVVCGLPNLKSHPHFICGPCKQRQADQSISGRRFIFVMVDDFTRYTWIKSEKCSIETIQSDHGGEFQNDKFDEFYGHQGITHQYSAPRTPEQN, encoded by the exons ATGACTGAAACCGAGTCTGTGGCAGATTATAGCAGTCGGTTGAGTGGTATTTCACAAGAATCAGTCGTTTTGGGAAAACGATACAAGGACAAGAAGTTG CTCAAGTACAATCAAGTCGTTGGGATGATGCAGGCATTTGAGATGCaactgaagaaaaaagagaagatgaacGCAAAGTCATTTGCTCTCAAAGCTGAAGAAGAACAGAAACTTGCTGAATCTCAAGAGATTGAAGACGAAGAAAAAGTGGGTATGTTGGTTAAAAAGTACTTTCGTAAGATGGAGAGAGGTCAACAAAAGGGTACAACGCTACCCACAAACACTGATTCTGATAAGGAATTCAGGAAAGGTGATAAGCATGAGCGTCAGTGTGCTGAGTGTGAAGGGTATGGGCACTACAAGGCTGAATGTCCAAACAACAAACGTAAGAACTCTCTGCAATGCTATGGGTGTAAAGGTTATGGTCAAAGCAAGACTAATTGTCCTTCACAAGGAAACAAGCATATATCCTACATCACGTGGAGTGAAAGtgattctgatgaagaagacaacaaaggTGAGATTCTGAACAATTTCGTGGTTCTGCTGGGAGTCAttgaggaggatgaagaagacgaagctctGTTGTTAAAAGAAGACTTAGCCAAGAAGGTTGAATCTGACTCAGATGGAGAGGAGGCTGACTTTTCAATGGAAGATCAGATAGGGCTCCTTATCAAGACTATGTTGCAAAAGACTCAAGACAACAGTGAGCTGACTGCCCAGAGAGATACTCTTCAGATGAATGTTACAATGCTTTCTAGAGAACTGAGTGAAGAAAAAGCCAAGTCTCTGCGTCTTGAAAAGCAATTGGATGAACAACTGAAGAACATCAAGATGCTAAGTAAGGGTACGGAAGATCTGGATACCTTACTCAGTACTGGACAACCAAGCACT GCTCAGTGCTACAAGTTTCAGAATCGTGTGGAAAATCTGGTGCGGCATGACAGCTTTTATCCAGCTGCTAGAAGAGTTAGTCAAGGGTATGTCAGGAAAGATGATCTCTACTGTCAGGTTGCATACACAGCCGATAGAACTGAGGTTGAGCAGGCTATATGGTACTTTGATAGTGGATGCTCCAGACATATGACATGTGCTTTTCACAACTTGTCCCATTTAGAAGATGTTGCTGGTGGAAGAGTCACGTTCGAAGATGGAGGAAAGGGTACAATCCAAGGAAAGGGTGCAACTAGTGGTGACACTCAACCAAATTTGAAGGATGTGTTCTTGGTTGATGGTTTGAAGGCCAATCTGATCAGTGTCAGTCAGCTCTGTGATGAAGGTTTGGATGTAACCTTTACCAAGAAGGACTGTAAAGCAGTCGACCAACAAGGGTCTGTAAAACTCAGAGGAAGACGATCTGGGAATAATTGCTATATGTGTAAATCTGAAGTGCAATGCTTTAATGCAACTTCTGCGTTGAACACAGAGTTGTGGCATCAGAAACTTGGTCATTTGAATGTACGCACATTGCTGAAATTGGCAAGCCAAGAAGTTGTATGCGGACTACCTAATCTGAAGAGTCACCCACATTTCATATGCGGTCCATGCAAACAAAGGCAAGCAGATCAA AGTATATCTGGCCGGCGATTCATCTTTGTGATGGTTGATGACTTCACTCGCTACACCTGG ATCAAAAGTGAGAAGTGTTCAATCGAAACCATTCAGAGCGATCATGGTGGTGAGTTTCAAAACGACAAGTTTGACGAATTCTATGGGCATCAAGGCATTACTCATCAATACTCTGCACCAAGAACACCGGAGCAGAATTGA
- the LOC104728585 gene encoding protein PHLOEM PROTEIN 2-LIKE A8 produces MGSSLSLFTNVGPIPPQYQVFINFRGEKLRDGFLGFLVDALLKENVNVFIDDHELRGKDLDHLFNRIEESRVALTIFSKNFTESRWCLDELAKIKECVEEGSLTVIPIFFKMKTDDVKKLKGKFGDNFRDLKSTHRGELETFRKWKEALFCVSRKAGLSSSRYSRQNDLVRTIVEEVKKVLKDISESERKIFEAERNQLAARTDEVIRVVIRFLSLFLLFTIVFGPYVLGLMSVFSILLGRFIINRAVESEW; encoded by the exons ATGGGCTCCTCCTTATCCCTCTTTACCAACGTTGGACCGATCCCACCTCAGTACCAAGTGTTCATCAACTTCCGAGGCGAAAAGTTGCGTGACGGGTTCTTAGGTTTTCTAGTGGATGCTCTTTTAAAAGAGAATGTTAACGTCTTTATAGATGATCATGAGCTTAGAGGCAAAGATCTTGATCATCTCTTCAACAGGATCGAGGAATCGAGAGTCGCGCTGACAATCTTCTCAAAGAACTTCACCGAGTCGAGATGGTGCTTAGATGAGCTTGCTAAGATTAAAGAATGTGTGGAAGAAGGAAGCCTTACAGTGATTCCTATCTTCTTTAAGATGAAGACTGATGATGTGAAGAAACTGAAGGGAAAGTTCGGAGACAATTTCCGGGACCTGAAGTCAACGCATCGAGGCGAGCTAGAAACTTTTCGGAAATGGAAGGAAGCTTTATTTTGTGTGTCGAGAAAAGCTGGCTTGTCTTCGTCACGATACAG TCGGCAGAATGATTTGGTGAGAACAATCGTCGAGGAGGTTAAGAAAGTTTTAAAAGACATCTCCGAGAGCGAACGCAAAATTTTTGAAGCGGAACGCAACCAATTGGCGGCAAGAACAGATGAAGTGATTAGAGTTGTTATACGTTTCCTAagtctgtttcttcttttcacaATAGTTTTTGGTCCTTATGTTTTAGGCCTTATGTCTGttttctctattcttcttgGTCGTTTCATAATCAATCGAGCTGTGGAAAGTGAGTGGTGA
- the LOC104724942 gene encoding disease resistance-like protein CSA1, whose translation MGAAFSQAGDRRPQVFLNYRKEELRHTFVKRLLTELKRNNVNYFIDDKAQKGKPITDLFDKIEESAIALAIFSKRYSESKWCLDELVRMKECVEAGELMVIPIFVNVTPSQVKNFNGVFGLTFQKLRNKYGKVQIQKWKEAVEYIAGISGMVWNDRYPDYGFTHPCSLSDDVLVMRTTREVKKELLRRDPNYGKTEHVGSGVTLLVSTTLAFFCGFFLPKLLFTDGNLRFAASWLVGLFVFCKAFQMKTTTCDHNIITSLDTLRKMWYYYRIPKNVDKRNSKIRKG comes from the exons ATGGGGGCAGCCTTTTCTCAAGCTGGAGACAGACGTCCTCAAGTTTTCCTCAATTACCGGAAAGAAGAGCTCCGCCACACTTTCGTTAAACGTCTCTTGACTGAGCTCAAAAGAAATAACGTCAACTACTTCATAGATGACAAAGCGCAGAAGGGTAAACCAATAACGGATCTCTTCGACAAGATCGAAGAGTCAGCGATTGCGCTTGCCATCTTTTCTAAGCGGTACTCAGAATCAAAGTGGTGTTTGGACGAGCTTGTAAGGATGAAAGAGTGTGTGGAGGCTGGTGAACTCATGGTGATCCCCATCTTTGTCAATGTGACTCCAAGCCAAGTGAAAAACTTCAATGGTGTGTTCGGTTTAACATTCCAGAAGTTGAGGAATAAATATGGGAAGGTGCAGATCCAGAAGTGGAAAGAAGCGGTGGAGTACATTGCAGGCATAAGCGGCATGGTCTGGAACGATAG ATATCCAGACTACGGTTTCACTCATCCATGTAGCTTATCAGATGACGTTCTTGTAATGCGTACTACCAGGGAGGTTAAGAAAGAGCTGTTGAGAAGAGATCCCAATTACGGAAAAACAGAACATGTCGGAAGTGGAGTAACTCTTCTCGTTTCTACTACGTTGGCTTTTTTCTGTGGTTTCTTCTTACCAAAACTGCTTTTCACTGATGGGAACCTTCGGTTCGCTGCATCATGGTTAGTCggtctttttgttttctgtaaggCCTTTCAGATGAAAACCACCACATGTGACCACAACATCATCACCTCCTTAGATACATTAAGAAAAATGTGGTATTATTATAGAATCCCCAAaaatgttgacaaaagaaaCTCCAAAATAAGAAAAGGTTAG
- the LOC104728589 gene encoding ATP-dependent DNA helicase PIF4-like gives MSYNPESERREHERLFQSLNEEQRMVYNGVLDSIEAGKGNLFFLYGHGGTGKTYLYKTIISKLRSQQKIVVPVASSGIAALLLPGGRTAHSRFKIPITLEEHSVCDIKTRSMIAELLKRADLIIWDEAPMTHRLAFEAFDRTMRDILSKEDPSAIDKPFGGKTLLLGGDFRQILPVINGGSRQETVSAAINRSNIWDACILYTLSQNMRLKDEEKKFVEWILQVGDGNAPSIETMEDSNADTDNIKIPSKLCFKWREAR, from the coding sequence ATGAGCTACAACCCCGAAAGTGAGAGAAGAGAACATGAAAGACTATTCCAGAGTCTGAATGAGGAGCAAAGAATGGTATACAACGGAGTATTGGATTCTATAGAAGCTGGTAAAGGAAACCTATTCTTCTTATATGGACATGGTGGAACGGGTAAAACATATCTATACAAAACCATCATATCAAAGTTAAGATCACAACAAAAGATTGTAGTACCAGTTGCATCTTCAGGCATTGCAGCGTTGCTTCTTCCAGGAGGTAGAACAGCCCACTCAAGATTCAAAATCCCAATTACCTTAGAGGAGCATTCAGTGTGTGACATAAAAACAAGATCCATGATAGCAGAACTGCTAAAACGGGCTGACTTAATAATTTGGGACGAAGCACCCATGACTCATAGATTGGCATTTGAGGCGTTCGATCGAACAATGCGCGATATCTTATCTAAAGAAGATCCATCTGCAATCGATAAACCATTTGGTGGGAAGACGCTTTTGCTAGGTGGCGATTTCAGGCAAATACTACCTGTGATAAATGGAGGAAGTAGACAAGAGACAGTGTCAGCTGCAATCAATCGCTCCAATATTTGGGATGCATGCATTCTCTACACATTATCTCAGAACATGAGActgaaagatgaagaaaaaaagtttgtagAGTGGATACTTCAAGTTGGGGACGGAAATGCACCATCTATTGAAACGATGGAGGATTCTAACGCTGACACAGACAACATCAAAATACCTTCCAAGCTGTGTTTTAAATGGCGAGAGGCGAGGTGA